A genomic region of Pseudoxanthomonas suwonensis contains the following coding sequences:
- a CDS encoding NUDIX hydrolase — protein MAAPLLPGHGWRPDVTVASVVARDGRLLLVEERIDGRLVLNQPAGHLEPGESLAQAAVRETREETGWDIALDAFIGAYQWTAPGGQPYLRFAFAGRALAHDPALRLDDGIERAVWLTPAELRARSDHHRSPLVWQVAADWLAGRRHPLSLVQAL, from the coding sequence ATGGCTGCCCCCCTGCTGCCCGGCCACGGCTGGCGCCCGGACGTGACCGTGGCCAGCGTCGTCGCCCGCGACGGCCGCCTGCTGCTGGTCGAGGAGCGCATCGACGGCCGCCTGGTGCTGAACCAGCCCGCCGGCCACCTGGAACCCGGCGAGAGCCTGGCCCAGGCCGCGGTCCGCGAGACCCGCGAGGAGACCGGCTGGGACATCGCCCTGGACGCGTTCATCGGCGCCTACCAGTGGACCGCGCCGGGCGGGCAGCCGTACCTGCGCTTCGCCTTCGCCGGCCGGGCGCTGGCGCACGACCCGGCGCTGCGGCTGGACGACGGCATCGAGCGCGCGGTCTGGCTGACGCCGGCGGAACTGCGCGCCCGCAGCGACCACCACCGCAGCCCGCTGGTCTGGCAGGTGGCCGCCGACTGGCTGGCCGGGCGGCGCCATCCGCTGTCGCTGGTCCAGGCCCTGTGA
- a CDS encoding methyl-accepting chemotaxis protein: protein MDSRLLIRMAAPLALTLLAPLAVGLEWPPAVRWAILTTLTLSWFGFAAWLLLRGAVPAHSPEHQRVVREQEQLLGELRSFVGKEIDGSRHEVERARELIRQAVAGLGGSFEAMNRKSRQQSGAMARIIADQDGAGGVDVARFAQHASSRMEQLVEALEQVAGQSTVTVQHIDQMAQHLDGIFALLEDVKSIADQTNLLALNAAIEAARAGEAGRGFAVVADEVRNLSERSTTFNEQIRKLAHSSKDAIAKVRETVTQMASRDLDRSREARAEAAQMLQNVAAINSSLGDGMREISECGRAIDGSVAEAVRALQFEDIATQALGGAHVHLDRLDAINREALALQDLLHRSNVGDEDLLRALQRLGQRLRDLRGEWETPPHKPVAQQNMGAGTVELF, encoded by the coding sequence ATGGACTCCCGATTGCTCATCCGCATGGCCGCGCCGCTGGCGCTGACCCTCCTCGCTCCCCTCGCCGTCGGCCTCGAATGGCCGCCCGCGGTCCGCTGGGCGATCCTGACCACCCTGACCCTGAGCTGGTTCGGCTTCGCCGCCTGGCTGCTGCTGCGCGGTGCCGTTCCGGCGCACTCGCCCGAGCACCAGCGCGTGGTCCGCGAGCAGGAACAGCTGCTCGGCGAGCTGCGCAGCTTCGTCGGCAAGGAGATCGACGGCTCCCGCCACGAGGTCGAGCGGGCCCGCGAGCTGATCCGCCAGGCCGTCGCCGGCCTGGGCGGCAGCTTCGAGGCGATGAACCGCAAGTCGCGCCAGCAGAGCGGCGCGATGGCCCGGATCATCGCCGACCAGGACGGCGCCGGCGGGGTCGACGTGGCCCGCTTCGCCCAGCACGCCAGCTCGCGCATGGAGCAGCTGGTGGAGGCGCTGGAGCAGGTCGCCGGGCAGAGCACCGTCACCGTGCAGCACATCGACCAGATGGCCCAGCACCTGGACGGCATCTTCGCCCTGCTCGAGGATGTCAAGTCGATCGCCGACCAGACCAACCTGCTGGCGCTCAACGCGGCCATCGAAGCCGCCCGCGCCGGCGAGGCCGGCCGCGGCTTCGCGGTGGTCGCCGACGAGGTGCGCAACCTGTCCGAGCGCTCGACCACCTTCAACGAGCAGATCCGCAAGCTGGCGCACAGCTCCAAGGACGCCATCGCCAAGGTCCGCGAAACGGTCACCCAGATGGCCTCGCGCGACCTGGACCGCTCCCGCGAGGCGCGCGCCGAGGCGGCGCAAATGCTGCAGAACGTGGCCGCGATCAACAGCTCGCTGGGCGACGGCATGCGCGAGATCTCCGAGTGCGGCCGCGCCATCGACGGCTCCGTCGCCGAGGCGGTGCGCGCCCTGCAGTTCGAGGACATCGCCACCCAGGCCCTGGGCGGCGCCCACGTCCACCTGGACCGCCTGGATGCGATCAACCGCGAGGCGCTGGCACTGCAGGACCTGCTCCACCGCAGCAACGTCGGCGACGAGGACCTGCTGCGCGCCCTGCAGCGCCTGGGCCAGCGCCTGCGCGACCTGCGCGGCGAATGGGAGACCCCGCCGCACAAGCCGGTCGCCCAGCAGAACATGGGTGCGGGCACGGTCGAGCTGTTCTGA
- the hflD gene encoding high frequency lysogenization protein HflD translates to MSHSYDDRVLALAGLAQALQQVRRIAETGQSETDAAQPVLDSVFRIDADSTEQIYGGRRALEPGLRALADYLSNRGNDPLLPRLALATVQLERRFSSESNTLAAVANGIASIAPQAEAQGSAHPDVLAALGGLYADTISHLRPRIMVQGNPHYLGQPGVVSEIRALLLAAVRSAMLWRQLGGSQWQFLLARRALAEAVDRQLP, encoded by the coding sequence ATGAGCCATTCCTACGACGACCGCGTGCTGGCCCTGGCCGGCCTGGCCCAGGCGCTGCAGCAGGTGCGCCGCATCGCCGAGACCGGGCAGAGCGAGACCGATGCCGCGCAGCCGGTGCTGGACAGCGTGTTCCGCATCGACGCCGACTCCACCGAGCAGATCTACGGCGGCCGCCGCGCGCTCGAACCCGGCCTGCGCGCCCTCGCCGACTACCTGTCCAACCGCGGCAACGACCCGTTGCTGCCGCGGCTGGCGCTGGCGACCGTGCAGCTGGAGCGCCGCTTCTCCAGCGAATCCAACACCCTGGCCGCCGTGGCCAACGGCATCGCCAGCATCGCGCCGCAGGCCGAAGCGCAGGGCAGCGCCCATCCGGACGTGCTGGCCGCGCTCGGCGGGCTGTACGCCGACACCATCAGCCACCTGCGCCCGCGGATCATGGTCCAGGGCAACCCGCACTACCTCGGCCAGCCCGGGGTGGTATCGGAGATCCGCGCCCTGCTGCTGGCCGCGGTCCGCTCGGCGATGCTGTGGCGCCAGCTCGGCGGCAGCCAGTGGCAGTTCCTGCTGGCGCGACGGGCACTGGCCGAGGCGGTCGACCGCCAGCTGCCCTGA
- a CDS encoding PAS domain S-box protein — MSQQDQPGERRAPPTAGRPVAAPIARGLVWRIPLFHILFGICWILFSDQAIGALVSDAQTITRLQSWKGTAYMVATGALLYLLLRPLVERLLEAQQRIMDSEARYREMFEANPSPMWTYDLDTLRILDSNPAASAFLGWSRGELRGMEMHMLWPAEERPRFDAGVAAIRAAPDQPYARIERLRVGDGGHRDVEMRSSELVFSGGNRTRLIVMYDRTAELQSQRSREQAMARLQEAQRLARLGSFEIDARTRRGHFCQILQRLVGHNAADGRPCALQDVLVAANPVTQARLEQMLDELAGGQAQKMDVLLPFLGPGGHERLLRLRVQCVEEDRRRLLRGTAQDVTEEQQTRRLLGEREQQFSELMRILPDGVMILSGEHVIYANPACAGMFGRKSEMLLGEPLSALVEPADLPPLRDYLAGQGQEPSPNMLRADGSAFRVALSYSNARYGGQDCKLLVVRDLSEPERMRIALAASNQELQAMGRQLFTAQEDERRAISRELHDDIGQAITAMKLSAHAAMSEDDGARRLEDLQLLAGTADATLDKLRNLSMLLRPPQLDALGLEAALRWHAGVLMRNSPVQLDVDIRPLPQRPEREIEQTCFRIAQEGLTNVLRHAGARSVSLALADMDGDWLDLRIEDDGRGFEPADAHGLGLVIMRERAQSVGGQLRIDTMPGRGTRIHLQLPYGQPTVH; from the coding sequence ATGTCGCAGCAGGACCAACCAGGGGAACGCCGTGCTCCGCCGACGGCAGGCCGGCCGGTGGCGGCGCCGATAGCGCGCGGCCTGGTCTGGCGCATCCCCCTGTTCCATATCCTGTTCGGGATCTGCTGGATCCTGTTCAGCGACCAGGCCATCGGCGCGCTGGTCTCCGACGCCCAGACCATCACCCGCCTGCAGAGCTGGAAGGGCACGGCCTACATGGTCGCCACCGGCGCGCTGCTGTACCTGCTGCTGCGCCCGCTGGTGGAGCGGCTGCTGGAGGCGCAGCAGCGGATCATGGACTCGGAGGCCCGCTACCGCGAGATGTTCGAGGCCAACCCCAGCCCGATGTGGACCTACGACCTGGACACGCTGCGGATCCTGGATTCGAACCCGGCGGCGAGCGCGTTCCTGGGCTGGTCGCGCGGCGAACTGCGCGGCATGGAGATGCACATGCTGTGGCCGGCCGAGGAGCGCCCGCGCTTCGACGCCGGGGTGGCGGCGATCCGCGCCGCGCCGGACCAGCCCTATGCGCGCATCGAGCGGCTGCGGGTCGGCGACGGCGGCCATCGCGACGTGGAGATGCGCAGTTCGGAACTGGTCTTCTCCGGCGGCAACCGGACCCGTCTCATCGTCATGTACGACCGCACCGCCGAACTGCAGTCGCAGCGCTCGCGCGAGCAGGCCATGGCCCGGCTGCAGGAGGCGCAGCGGCTGGCGCGGCTGGGCTCGTTCGAGATCGACGCGCGCACCCGGCGCGGCCATTTCTGCCAGATCCTGCAGCGCCTGGTCGGCCACAACGCCGCCGACGGCCGCCCGTGCGCGCTGCAGGACGTGCTGGTGGCGGCCAACCCCGTCACCCAGGCCCGGCTGGAGCAGATGCTGGACGAACTGGCCGGCGGCCAGGCGCAGAAGATGGACGTGCTGCTGCCGTTCCTCGGCCCCGGCGGCCACGAGCGGCTGCTGCGCCTGCGCGTGCAGTGCGTGGAGGAGGACCGCCGCCGGCTCCTGCGCGGCACCGCCCAGGACGTCACCGAGGAGCAGCAGACCCGGCGCCTGCTGGGCGAGCGCGAGCAGCAGTTCTCCGAGCTGATGCGGATCCTGCCGGACGGGGTGATGATCCTGTCCGGCGAGCACGTGATCTACGCCAACCCGGCCTGCGCCGGCATGTTCGGCCGCAAGAGCGAGATGCTGCTGGGCGAGCCGCTGTCCGCGCTGGTGGAGCCGGCCGACCTGCCGCCGCTGCGCGACTACCTGGCCGGGCAAGGCCAGGAACCTTCGCCGAACATGCTGCGCGCCGACGGCAGCGCCTTCCGCGTCGCCCTGTCCTACAGCAACGCGCGCTACGGCGGCCAGGACTGCAAGCTGCTGGTGGTGCGCGACCTCAGCGAGCCCGAACGCATGCGCATCGCCCTGGCCGCCAGCAACCAGGAACTGCAGGCGATGGGCCGGCAGCTGTTCACCGCCCAGGAGGACGAGCGCCGGGCGATCTCGCGCGAGCTGCACGACGACATCGGCCAGGCGATCACCGCGATGAAGCTGTCGGCGCACGCGGCCATGTCCGAGGACGACGGCGCGCGCCGGCTCGAGGACCTGCAGCTGCTGGCCGGGACCGCCGACGCCACCCTCGACAAGCTGCGCAACCTGTCCATGCTGCTGCGCCCGCCGCAACTCGATGCGCTGGGGCTGGAAGCGGCGCTGCGCTGGCATGCGGGCGTGCTGATGCGCAACTCACCGGTGCAGCTGGACGTGGACATCCGCCCGCTGCCGCAGCGCCCGGAGCGCGAGATCGAACAGACCTGCTTCCGCATCGCCCAGGAAGGACTGACCAACGTGCTGCGGCATGCCGGCGCCCGCAGCGTCAGCCTGGCCCTGGCCGACATGGACGGCGACTGGCTCGACCTGCGGATCGAGGACGACGGGCGCGGCTTCGAGCCCGCCGACGCCCACGGCCTGGGCCTGGTGATCATGCGCGAGCGCGCGCAGAGCGTCGGCGGGCAACTGCGCATCGACACCATGCCCGGGCGCGGCACCCGCATCCACCTGCAGCTGCCCTACGGCCAGCCGACCGTGCACTGA
- a CDS encoding bifunctional diguanylate cyclase/phosphodiesterase, translating to MDPGAIASLMQHPIDSALLVLDRDGMPLAANPAAQALGLQDAAARYAPVLRDLRELLAAGGLQTLPCSLPGPQRRLDGWLRAVRAPEGGVLAYTLGIPDPEGNGRWQVALDSAGHGLWDWDIAANRIFRSESWLAMLGYTVEDAPDTSLESALSLVHPDDIERVRQSVRAHLDGRSDVYVGEHRVRHCDGSWRWVRDSGRVVAWSADGRPLRMVGTHTAIDEQKQLEGELRKQQSLLEEIQRIAAMVPWSWDPRTDTGWWPRDLYRLTGHAQRQHDTARAWLRRLTRPAAATLRQAWRRMRRDGQPVHFDLELEDAQGAPLHLQAWARPEQDGHGHIVRVLGQVQDVTAQRRADALLRWRTELLDRVSSLGHIGGCEIEPAGRRVQWTEECYRIHGMPPGPLTLDDALALYTRDSREAFEGALQRLAAGGPPEQLELCFYRHSGQRVWVQVLVEMDSRPGLAPRLVALYRDITRERETSERIELLSHYDLLTGLPNRFLLRAQTEEAIAASQDRADGSGLALLLLDLDGFKSINDSFGHAAGDAMLKAAAGRMHHALGNGELFGRLGGDEFLVVLRGADHAAAEALAGRLIAALSEPLAFGSEQLKVGASAGIALLGSDGCVFDDLLRAAHAALRVARERGRNSWQLHNEEIQRQTRRRLEIEHSLRGALEREEFTLVYQPQVSIRDGQAPGVEALLRWHRPAGACHPAEFIPIAEQCGEIVRLGEWVIAQACRQAVAWHAAGLDFGRIAVNVSGVQLRDRGFAERVVTLCQRAGWPPGRLELELTESALILDSDSLRHCFQVFERNGVQLAVDDFGTGFSNLQYLNRFPVQRLKIDRSFVTDMLRDPNAGEVTQAIIHIGHALGMRVVAEGVETLEEQAQLARWGCDEIQGYLYTRPLPPRELAQWLRHLSGEPVTTGWIPNLAGRSH from the coding sequence GTGGATCCAGGCGCGATCGCGAGCCTGATGCAGCATCCGATCGACAGCGCGCTGCTGGTGCTGGACCGCGATGGTATGCCGCTGGCGGCCAACCCGGCGGCGCAGGCGCTCGGCCTGCAGGACGCGGCTGCCCGCTATGCGCCGGTGCTGCGCGACCTGCGCGAGCTGCTGGCCGCCGGCGGCCTGCAGACGCTGCCGTGCAGCCTGCCCGGGCCGCAGCGGCGGCTCGACGGCTGGCTGCGCGCGGTGCGCGCCCCGGAAGGCGGGGTGCTGGCCTACACCCTTGGTATTCCCGACCCGGAGGGCAACGGCCGCTGGCAGGTGGCGCTGGACAGCGCCGGCCACGGCCTGTGGGACTGGGACATCGCCGCCAACCGCATCTTCCGTTCCGAAAGCTGGCTGGCGATGCTCGGCTACACGGTCGAGGACGCGCCCGACACCAGCCTGGAATCGGCCCTGTCCCTGGTCCATCCGGACGACATCGAGCGCGTGCGCCAGAGCGTGCGCGCGCACCTGGACGGGCGCAGCGATGTCTACGTGGGCGAGCACCGCGTGCGCCACTGCGACGGCAGCTGGCGCTGGGTCCGCGACAGCGGCCGGGTGGTGGCCTGGTCGGCCGACGGCCGGCCGCTGCGGATGGTCGGCACCCATACCGCGATCGACGAGCAGAAGCAGCTGGAGGGCGAGCTGCGCAAGCAGCAGTCGCTGCTGGAGGAGATCCAGCGCATCGCCGCGATGGTGCCGTGGTCCTGGGACCCGCGCACCGACACCGGCTGGTGGCCGCGCGACCTGTACCGGCTCACCGGCCACGCCCAGCGCCAGCACGACACGGCCCGGGCCTGGCTGCGGCGCCTGACGCGCCCGGCCGCGGCCACGCTGCGCCAGGCCTGGCGGCGGATGCGCCGCGATGGCCAGCCGGTGCACTTCGACCTCGAGCTGGAGGACGCGCAGGGCGCGCCGCTGCACCTGCAGGCCTGGGCGCGGCCCGAGCAGGACGGCCACGGCCACATCGTGCGCGTGCTCGGCCAGGTCCAGGACGTGACCGCGCAGCGCCGCGCCGACGCGCTGCTGCGCTGGCGCACCGAGCTGCTGGACCGGGTGTCCTCGCTCGGCCACATCGGCGGCTGCGAGATCGAGCCGGCGGGCCGCCGCGTGCAGTGGACCGAGGAGTGCTACCGGATCCACGGCATGCCGCCCGGGCCGCTGACCCTGGACGATGCGCTGGCCCTGTACACGCGCGATTCGCGCGAAGCGTTCGAGGGCGCGCTGCAGCGCCTGGCCGCCGGCGGACCGCCGGAGCAGCTGGAACTGTGCTTCTACCGCCACAGCGGCCAGCGCGTGTGGGTGCAGGTACTGGTGGAGATGGACAGCCGCCCGGGACTAGCGCCGCGGCTGGTGGCCCTGTACCGCGACATCACCCGCGAACGCGAGACCAGCGAGCGGATCGAACTGCTGTCCCACTACGACCTGCTGACCGGCCTGCCGAACCGCTTCCTGCTGCGCGCACAGACCGAGGAGGCGATCGCCGCCAGCCAGGACCGCGCCGACGGCAGCGGGCTGGCGCTGCTGCTGCTGGACCTGGACGGGTTCAAGAGCATCAACGATTCCTTCGGCCACGCCGCCGGCGACGCCATGCTCAAGGCCGCCGCCGGCCGCATGCACCACGCACTGGGCAATGGCGAGCTGTTCGGGCGCCTGGGCGGCGATGAATTCCTGGTGGTGCTGCGCGGGGCCGACCATGCCGCGGCCGAAGCCCTGGCCGGGCGCCTGATCGCGGCCCTGTCCGAACCGCTGGCCTTCGGCAGCGAACAGCTCAAGGTCGGCGCCAGCGCCGGCATCGCCCTGCTGGGCAGCGACGGCTGCGTGTTCGACGACCTGCTGCGCGCCGCCCACGCCGCGCTGCGGGTGGCGCGCGAGCGCGGCCGCAACAGCTGGCAGCTGCACAACGAGGAGATCCAGCGCCAGACCCGGCGCCGGCTGGAGATCGAGCACAGCCTGCGCGGCGCGCTGGAGCGCGAGGAATTCACCCTGGTCTACCAACCGCAGGTCAGCATCCGCGACGGCCAGGCGCCGGGCGTGGAGGCGCTGCTGCGCTGGCACCGGCCGGCCGGTGCCTGCCATCCGGCCGAGTTCATCCCGATCGCCGAGCAGTGCGGGGAAATCGTCCGCCTGGGCGAATGGGTGATCGCCCAGGCCTGCCGCCAGGCGGTGGCCTGGCACGCGGCGGGGCTGGATTTCGGCCGCATCGCGGTCAACGTCTCGGGCGTGCAGCTGCGCGACCGCGGCTTCGCCGAGCGGGTGGTGACCCTGTGCCAGCGCGCCGGCTGGCCGCCGGGGCGGCTGGAGCTGGAGCTGACCGAATCGGCGCTGATCCTCGACAGCGACAGCCTGCGCCACTGCTTCCAGGTGTTCGAGCGCAACGGCGTGCAACTGGCGGTCGACGACTTCGGCACCGGCTTCTCCAACCTGCAGTACCTCAACCGCTTCCCGGTGCAGCGGCTCAAGATCGACCGCAGCTTCGTCACCGACATGCTGCGCGACCCCAACGCCGGCGAGGTCACCCAGGCGATCATCCACATCGGCCACGCGCTGGGCATGCGGGTGGTGGCCGAAGGGGTGGAGACGCTGGAGGAACAGGCCCAGCTGGCCCGCTGGGGCTGCGACGAGATCCAGGGCTACCTGTACACGCGTCCGCTGCCGCCGCGGGAACTGGCGCAGTGGCTGCGCCATCTGTCGGGCGAGCCGGTCACCACCGGCTGGATCCCTAACCTGGCCGGTCGCAGCCACTGA
- the mnmA gene encoding tRNA 2-thiouridine(34) synthase MnmA yields the protein MSVPRTVVGVSGGVDSSVAAWLLVQAGEPLAGLFMQNWDDDGSGECRAEDDRRDAVAVCGRLGIPFHFRDFSKEYWAGVFEHFLAEYAAGRTPNPDVLCNREVKFKHFLDAARELGAERIATGHYAQVARAGGRWRLLRGADRDKDQSYFLHQLGQEQLAATLFPIGHLPKAQVRTTAREAGLPTHAKKDSTGICFIGERDFREFLGRWLPARPGEIRDPHGVRVGEHPGVFYFTLGQREGLAIGGVRGRAAAPWYVVGKDVAGNVLYVDQDRDSPWLLSRALRSETMHWIEGAAPAREFDCAAQVRYRQQEEPCRVRVDDDGTVSVRFARAQRAATPGQSLVLYDGPACLGGAVIDSTDAPVPGVQERA from the coding sequence ATGAGCGTGCCGCGCACCGTGGTCGGCGTCTCAGGCGGCGTCGACTCCTCGGTCGCCGCCTGGCTGCTGGTGCAGGCCGGCGAACCGCTGGCCGGACTGTTCATGCAGAACTGGGACGACGACGGCAGCGGCGAATGCCGGGCCGAGGACGACCGCCGCGACGCGGTCGCGGTCTGCGGCCGGCTCGGCATCCCGTTCCACTTCCGCGACTTCTCGAAGGAGTACTGGGCGGGGGTGTTCGAGCATTTCCTGGCCGAATACGCCGCCGGGCGCACGCCCAACCCCGACGTGCTGTGCAACCGCGAGGTCAAGTTCAAGCACTTCCTCGACGCGGCGCGCGAGCTCGGCGCCGAGCGCATCGCCACCGGCCACTACGCGCAGGTCGCGCGCGCGGGCGGGCGCTGGCGGCTGCTGCGCGGCGCCGACCGCGACAAGGACCAGAGCTACTTCCTGCACCAGCTCGGCCAGGAACAGCTGGCGGCCACCCTGTTCCCGATCGGCCACCTGCCCAAGGCGCAGGTGCGGACGACCGCGCGCGAGGCCGGCCTGCCGACCCACGCGAAGAAGGATTCGACCGGGATCTGCTTCATCGGCGAGCGCGACTTCCGCGAGTTCCTCGGCCGCTGGCTGCCGGCCCGGCCGGGCGAGATCCGCGACCCGCACGGGGTCAGGGTCGGCGAGCATCCGGGCGTGTTCTATTTCACCCTCGGCCAGCGCGAGGGGCTGGCCATCGGCGGCGTGCGCGGCCGCGCCGCCGCGCCGTGGTACGTGGTCGGCAAGGACGTGGCCGGCAACGTGCTGTACGTGGACCAGGACCGCGACAGCCCGTGGCTGCTGTCGCGGGCGCTGCGCAGCGAAACGATGCACTGGATCGAGGGCGCGGCGCCGGCACGGGAGTTCGACTGCGCCGCGCAGGTCCGCTACCGCCAGCAGGAAGAGCCGTGCCGGGTGCGTGTCGACGACGACGGCACGGTGTCGGTGCGCTTCGCGCGCGCCCAGCGCGCCGCCACGCCGGGCCAGTCGCTGGTGCTGTACGACGGCCCGGCCTGCCTGGGCGGCGCGGTGATCGATTCCACCGACGCGCCGGTGCCGGGCGTGCAGGAGCGGGCATGA